The genomic interval GCGAACGATCCGCAGAAGTACGACCCCGCGGCCTCGCGCGAGACGCTCGACCATTCGATCCCGTACATCTTCGCGGTCGCGCTGCAGGACGGCGGCTGGCACCACGTCGACTCCTACGCGCCGGAGCGCGCCGCCCGGGCGGACACCGTCGCCCTCTGGCAGAAGGTGGTCACGGCGGAGGACGCCGAGTGGACCCGTCGCTACCACTCCGAGGACCCCGCGGAGAAGGCGTTCGGCGGGCGCGTCGAGATCCTGCTCGCCGGCGGCGGGCGGATCGAGGAGGAGATCGCCGTCGCCGACGCGCACCCGCTCGGGGCACGTCCCTTCGCGCGCGCCGACTACGTGCGCAAGTTCCGGCTTCTCGCCGAGCCCGTCCTCGCGCCCGCCGAAATCGAGCGCTTCCTCGCCCTCGTGCAGCGCCTGCCGGAGCTCACCGCTGCGGAGGTGCGGGGACTGAACCTCGTCGCCGCCCCCGGCGTCCTCGAGCGCGGCGTCGCCGCGCACCCCGAGGCGCAGGGAGGGCTGTTCTGATGCTGTACGGCACGACCACCCCCCAGGCGAAGCGCCGGGCGCTCCGCGAACGACTCGCGAGCGGTGAGCTGCTGCGGTTCCCCGGCGCGTTCAACCCGCTCTCGGCGCGCCTCATCGAGCGCAAGGGCTTCGACGGCGTCTACATCTCGGGCGCCGTGCTCGCGGCGGACCTCGGACTCCCCGACATCGGGCTCACCACGCTCACGGAGGTCGCCGGTCGCGGGGAACAGATCGCGCGCATGACCGAGCTGCCGGCGATCATCGATGCCGACACGGGCTTCGGCGAGCCGATGAACGTGGCGCGCACCATCCAGACGCTCGAGAACGCCGGCATCGCCGGTGCCCACATCGAGGATCAGATCAACCCGAAGCGCTGCGGCCATCTCGACGGCAAGAGCGTCGTGGACGAGGATACGGCCCTCAAGCGGATCCGGGCCGCGGTCGAGGCGCGTCGGGATCCCGACTTCCTCATCATGGCCCGCACCGACATCCGCGCCACCGAGCCCGGGCCGGGCGGGCTGCGCCTCGCCGTCGATCGCGCCCGTGCGCTCGTCGACGCGGGCGCGGACGCGATCTTCCCCGAGGCCATGCGCACCCTCGAGGAGTTCGCGGCGATGCGGGAGGCCGTCGACGTGCCGCTGCTCGCGAACATGACCGAGTTCGGCAAGAGCGAGCTGTTCTCGACGGAACAGCTCGCCGACATCGGCATGAACATCGTGATCTGGCCGGTGTCGATGCTCCGGATCGCGATGGGGGCGACCGATCGGGCGCTCGACGAGCTGCACGCCGAGGGGCACCTCGCGGGCAAGCTCGACGAGATGCAGCACCGCGCGGAGCTCTACGACCTCGTCGACTACGAGTCCTACAACCGCTTCGACTCCGGCGTCTTCAACTTCGAGGTGCGGCGCTGAGCGCCGTCGCCCCGCGAGCGGGCGCCGCGCCGCATCCGACCCCACGATTCGAGGAGGAATCATGACCGACATCCACAAGGGCCTCGCGGGCGTCGTCGTCGACACGACCGCGGTGTCCAAGGTGAACCCCGAGACGAACAGTCTGCTCTACCGGGGCTACCCGGTGCAGGAGCTCGCCGCCACGCAGCCGTTCGAAGCGGTGACGCTGCTGCTGTGGCACGGGGAACTGCCGACGGCCGACGAACTCGCGGCGTTCGAGCGGGAGGAGCGCGCGCTCCGGCCGCTCGACCCGCGCACGCTCGCGCTGCTCGACACGCTCCCCGGCACCGCGCATCCGATGGACGTCGTGCGCACCGTCGTGAGTCAGCTCGGCGCCTGCGACGACACGCTGCACGGGCCGGGCGCCTGGACCGACCCCGAACTCGACCTCGCGCGCGCCCGGTACCTCTTCGCGCAGCTGCCCACCGTCGTCGCGGCCGTGCAGCGCCGCCGTCGCGGCCTCGCCCCGATCCCGCCGCGCGACGACCTCGACTACGCGAGCAATTTCCTGTGGATGACCTTCGGGGAGTTGCCCTCGGCGGCCGCCGTCGACGTGTTCCGCGTGTCGATGGTGCTCTACGCCGAGCACTCCTTCAACGCGTCGACCTTCACCGCCCGGGTCATCGCCTCGACGACGGCCGATCTCTACTCCGCCGTCGTCGGCGCCATCGGCGCGCTCAAGGGCCCCCTCCACGGCGGCGCCAACGAGGCCGTCATGCACCTCTTCGACGAGATCGGCAGCGCCGAGCGGGTGGGGCCGTGGCTCGACCGGGCGCTCGCCGAGAAGCGGAAGATCATGGGCTTCGGGCACCGGGTGTACAAGCGCGGCGACTCGCGCGTGCCGACCATGCGCGCGGCCCTCGAGGTGCTGCTCGAGGAGTCTGGGGACACCGGGCTCGCGGAGTTGTACGAGACCCTGGAGCGCGAGTTCGTCGCGCGTAAGGGCATCTATCCGAACCTCGACTACCCCTCGGGACCGGCGTACCGCCTGCTCGGCTTCGACACGGAGATCTTCACGCCCCTCTTCGTCGCCGCGCGGGTGACGGGGTGGACGGCCCACATCATGGAGCAGGCGGCCGCGAACGCGCTCATCAGGCCCCTCTCGGCGTACGACGGCCCCGAGGAGCGGCACGTGCCGCAGGGCTGAATGCGGCACATGCCGTGAGGTGCGTCGGCCCGCCCCGCGGAGCCGCAGTGGCCCGCGCCGCCAGGGTGCGTCAGAACGTCGGCGTGAGATGCTGGGAGCATGGATCTCGAGGTGACGCGCGCCCTGCGCATCCCCGGCGCCGAACTGTCGTGGCGCTTCTCCCGCGCCTCGGGGCCGGGCGGGCAGCACGTGAACACCTCGGACAGCCGCGTCGAGCTGAGCTGGGACGTCGCCGCCTCGGGGGCGCTGAGCGAGGCCCAGCGCGCCCGACTCCTCGCGCGCCTGGCGCCCCGGCTCGCGGCGGGCACGCTCACGGTCGCCGCCTCCGAGCGCCGTTCGCAGCTGCGCAACCGCGAGGCGGCGCGCGCCCGGCTCGCGGCGCTCGTGCGGGAGGGGCTCGCCCCCGACGCCGCTCCGCGACGCGCGACGCGGCCCGGCCGGGGCGCAGTGCGACGCCGACTGGAGGCGAAGGCGCGGCGCTCGGACACGAAGCGGTTGCGACGCCGGCCGCCCGGCGAGTAGGCCTCGGGCACCGCGCGCCGGGTAGCGTAGGGAGGGGCGCCCGGGGCGGCGCCGCACGAGGAAGGACTACCCGATGGACGCATACACCTGCATCATCGCCGAGACGCGCGGACGCGTCGCGACGATCACGCTCAACCGGCCCGAGGCCCTCAACGCGCTCAACGGCGCGCTCGTGCGCGAGCTCATCGACGCGGCGACGGGATTCGACGCCGACCCGGGGATCGGCGCAATCGTGATCACCGGATCGGCGAAGGCCTTCGCCGCGGGCGCGGACATCAAGGAGATGGCCGAGCACGGCTACGCCGAGATGCTTCTCGGCGGGCCCTTCCCGGGATGGGTCGGATTCGAGCGCCTGCGCACCCCGATCATCGCCGCCGTGTCGGGCTTCGCCCTCGGCGGCGGATGCGAACTCGCGATGATGTGCGACATCATCCTCGCCGCCGACACGGCGAAGTTCGGCCAGCCGGAGATCACCCTCGGCATCCTGCCCGGCTTCGGGGGATCGCAGCGGCTGCCGCGCGCCATCGGCAAGTACAAGGCCGCCGAGATGATCCTCACCGGCCGCATGATGGGCGCCGAGGAGGCCGAGCGCGCCGGTCTCGTCTCCCGGATCGTGCCGGCGGACGAGCTCCTCGCGGAGGCCGCCGCGCTCGCCGAGACCATCGCCTCGAAGTCCCTGCCCGCCGTCATCGCGGCGAAGGACGCGCTGCAGGCCGCGCAGGAGATGCCGCTCGCGGAGGGGCTGCGCTTCGAACGCCAGGCCTTCGCCGCCGCCTTCGCCACGGAGGATCAGAAGGAGGGGATGCGCGCCTTCGCCGAGAAGCGCGCACCCGAGTTCCGCCACCGCTGAGGGCGCGCGTCAGGCGGGGCCCGTCCGGAGTGCCAGAATAGGAGGCATTCGTGCGTCTGACGGAGGGAAGTCGATGAGCTATTCGGTAGCCGTGGCCGGAGCCAGCGGATACGCGGGCGGTGAACTGCTGCGCCTGCTCGCGGCCCACCCCGAGTTCGAGATCCGCACCGTCACGGGGCACTCGAGCGCCGGGCAGCCCCTCGTCGCCGCGCAGCCCCACCTGCGCGGACTCGGCCACCTGACGCTGCAGGAGACGACGCCCGAAGTGCTCGACGGCCACGACGCGGTGTTCTTCGCCCTGCCCCACGGCGCCTCGGGCGCGCTCACCGCCGAGCTGCGCGACGTGCGCCTCGCCGTCGACTGCGGCGCCGATCACCGGCTCGCGAGCGCGGCCGACTGGGCCGCGTTCTACGGCGGGGAGCACCACGAGCCCTGGAGCTACGGCGTGCCCGAGCTGCTCGTCGGCGCCGGCAGCGCTGCCGGCGTCGGAGCCGGCGGGCGCAAGCAGCGCGAGGAGCTCGTCGGTGCGACGCGCATCGCCGCGCCCGGATGCAACGCCTCGACCGTGGCGCTCTCCCTCGCCCCGGGCGTGGCCGCCGGGGTCATCGAGTCCGACGACCTCGTCTCGGTGCTCGCCGTCGGACCCTCCGGCGCCGGCAAGGCGGCGAAGACCCATCTCCTCGGCGCGGAGCTCATGGGCTCCGCGAACCCGTACGCGGTCGGCGGCGGCCATCGCCACATCCCCGAGATCCAGCAGGCGCTCCGCGGCGCGGGGGCCGCGGACCCGCGGATCAGCTTCACGCCCGTGCTCGTGCCGATGAGTCGCGGGATCCTCGCGACCTCCTCCGCCCGGCTCGTCCCTGGGACGAGCGCGGCCGAGGTGCGCGCCGCGTGGGAGGCCGCGTACGGCGAGGAGCGCTTCGTCCAGCTCCTCCCGGAGGGGACCTTCCCGCGCACCGCCGACACCCTCGGAGCGAACACCTGCCTCATGGGGCTCGCCGTCGACGAGGCGGCCGGCCGCGTCGTCGTGGTCGCCGCCCTCGACAACCTCGCCAAGGGCACCGCCGGAGCCGCGATCCAGTCCGCGAACATCGCCCTCGGCCTCCCGGAATCGACCGGGCTCACCACGAATGGAGTCGCACCGTGACCGTCACCATCCCGCAGGGCTTCCGCTCGGCCGGCATCGCCGTCGGGCTCAAGAGCACCGGCAAGCCCGACCTCGCGCTCGTCGTCAACGACGGTCCGGCCCCGGCGAGCGCCGTCGTCTTCACGAGCAACCGCGCGCAGGCGAACCCGATCCTGTGGAGCCGTCGCGTCGTCGCGCAGGGGACCGCCCGAGCCGTGGTGCTGAACTCCGGCGGTGCGAACTGCTTCACCGGAGACTTCGGCTACGACACGAGCCGGCTCACCGCCGAGGCGGTCGCCGCGGCGATCGGGGAGCCGGACGCCGAGCGGATCCTCGTGTGCTCCACCGGGCTGATCGGCACCGGGGATCAGGCGTTCCGCGACAAGATCGTCGGCAACGTCCCCGCGCTCGCCGCCGCGCTCTCCGCCGAGGACGTCACCGCGCCCGCCGCGATCCTCACCACCGACTCCGTCGAGAAGACCGCGGTGCGCCGCGGCGACGGCTGGACGATCGGCGCGATGGCGAAGGGGGCGGGGATGCTCGCCCCCGGACTCGCCACGATGCTCGTGGTCATCACGACGGACGCGGTGCTGAGCGACGCGGCCCTCGACCGCGCACTGCGGGGCGCGACCGGGGCGAGTTTCGACCGGCTCGACTCCGACGGCTGCATGTCGACGAACGACCAGGTGACGCTCCTCGCGAGCGGCGCCTCCGGCGTCGCGCCCGAGGAGGCCGCGTTCGCGGCGGCCCTCGCGGAGGTGTGCGACGAGCTGGCAGGCAAGCTGCAGGCCGACGCCGAGGGCGCGAGCCACGATATCGACATCGAGGTGCGGGGCGCGCGCAGCACGGCGGAGGCCGTCGAGGTGGGCCGATCCGTCGCCCGCAACAACCTCTTCAAGGCCGCCATCTTCGGCAACGACCCCAACTGGGGGCGGGTGCTCGCCGCGATCGGCACGACGAGCGCGGAGTTCGACCCCTACGCCGTCGACGTCGCCTTCAACGGCGTGCGGCTCTGCCACGCCGGCGCCCCCGACCGCCCGGTCGAGGAGTGCGATCTCGCGCCCCGGCGCACGCACGTCGAGATCGACCTCTTCGCGGGCGAGGCGACCGCCACGATCCGCACGAACGATCTCACGCACGACTACGTGCACGAGAACAGCGCCTACTCGAGCTGACGGGAGACGGGACGCCATGACGAACACGACCACCGCGCTCGACCACGAGCGCGCGGCCGCGAAGGCCGAGGTCCTCATCGAGTCGCTGCCGTGGCTGAAGAAGTTCCGCGACGCGGTGATGGTCATCAAGTTCGGCGGCAACGCGATGGTCGACGAGGCGCTGCTGCGCGCCTTCGCGGAGGACATCGTGTACCTCAGGCACACGGGCATCCGGCCCGTCGTCGTGCACGGCGGCGGACCGCAGATCAACGCGATGCTCGCGCGGCTCGGCATCGAGAGCGCCTTCCGCGGCGGCTACCGCGTCACCACGCCGGAGACCATGGACGTCGTGCGCATGGTGCTCACCGGCAAGGTGAATCCCGAGCTCGTCGACGAGATCAACGCGCACGGCCCCCTCGCCGCCGGCACCACGGGCGAGGACGCGGGGCTGTTCGTCGGACGGCGACGGCCCCCGCTGGAGGTCGACGGCGAGCTCGTGGATCTCGGCCTCGTCGGGGACGTCGTCGACGTGCGGGTGCAGCCGGTGCTGGCGCTGCTGGACGCCGGGCTCATCCCCGTGGTCTCCTCGATCGC from Leucobacter allii carries:
- the prpB gene encoding methylisocitrate lyase; this translates as MLYGTTTPQAKRRALRERLASGELLRFPGAFNPLSARLIERKGFDGVYISGAVLAADLGLPDIGLTTLTEVAGRGEQIARMTELPAIIDADTGFGEPMNVARTIQTLENAGIAGAHIEDQINPKRCGHLDGKSVVDEDTALKRIRAAVEARRDPDFLIMARTDIRATEPGPGGLRLAVDRARALVDAGADAIFPEAMRTLEEFAAMREAVDVPLLANMTEFGKSELFSTEQLADIGMNIVIWPVSMLRIAMGATDRALDELHAEGHLAGKLDEMQHRAELYDLVDYESYNRFDSGVFNFEVRR
- a CDS encoding bifunctional 2-methylcitrate synthase/citrate synthase, with protein sequence MTDIHKGLAGVVVDTTAVSKVNPETNSLLYRGYPVQELAATQPFEAVTLLLWHGELPTADELAAFEREERALRPLDPRTLALLDTLPGTAHPMDVVRTVVSQLGACDDTLHGPGAWTDPELDLARARYLFAQLPTVVAAVQRRRRGLAPIPPRDDLDYASNFLWMTFGELPSAAAVDVFRVSMVLYAEHSFNASTFTARVIASTTADLYSAVVGAIGALKGPLHGGANEAVMHLFDEIGSAERVGPWLDRALAEKRKIMGFGHRVYKRGDSRVPTMRAALEVLLEESGDTGLAELYETLEREFVARKGIYPNLDYPSGPAYRLLGFDTEIFTPLFVAARVTGWTAHIMEQAAANALIRPLSAYDGPEERHVPQG
- the arfB gene encoding alternative ribosome rescue aminoacyl-tRNA hydrolase ArfB gives rise to the protein MDLEVTRALRIPGAELSWRFSRASGPGGQHVNTSDSRVELSWDVAASGALSEAQRARLLARLAPRLAAGTLTVAASERRSQLRNREAARARLAALVREGLAPDAAPRRATRPGRGAVRRRLEAKARRSDTKRLRRRPPGE
- a CDS encoding enoyl-CoA hydratase; this encodes MDAYTCIIAETRGRVATITLNRPEALNALNGALVRELIDAATGFDADPGIGAIVITGSAKAFAAGADIKEMAEHGYAEMLLGGPFPGWVGFERLRTPIIAAVSGFALGGGCELAMMCDIILAADTAKFGQPEITLGILPGFGGSQRLPRAIGKYKAAEMILTGRMMGAEEAERAGLVSRIVPADELLAEAAALAETIASKSLPAVIAAKDALQAAQEMPLAEGLRFERQAFAAAFATEDQKEGMRAFAEKRAPEFRHR
- the argC gene encoding N-acetyl-gamma-glutamyl-phosphate reductase, translated to MSYSVAVAGASGYAGGELLRLLAAHPEFEIRTVTGHSSAGQPLVAAQPHLRGLGHLTLQETTPEVLDGHDAVFFALPHGASGALTAELRDVRLAVDCGADHRLASAADWAAFYGGEHHEPWSYGVPELLVGAGSAAGVGAGGRKQREELVGATRIAAPGCNASTVALSLAPGVAAGVIESDDLVSVLAVGPSGAGKAAKTHLLGAELMGSANPYAVGGGHRHIPEIQQALRGAGAADPRISFTPVLVPMSRGILATSSARLVPGTSAAEVRAAWEAAYGEERFVQLLPEGTFPRTADTLGANTCLMGLAVDEAAGRVVVVAALDNLAKGTAGAAIQSANIALGLPESTGLTTNGVAP
- the argJ gene encoding bifunctional glutamate N-acetyltransferase/amino-acid acetyltransferase ArgJ, with amino-acid sequence MTVTIPQGFRSAGIAVGLKSTGKPDLALVVNDGPAPASAVVFTSNRAQANPILWSRRVVAQGTARAVVLNSGGANCFTGDFGYDTSRLTAEAVAAAIGEPDAERILVCSTGLIGTGDQAFRDKIVGNVPALAAALSAEDVTAPAAILTTDSVEKTAVRRGDGWTIGAMAKGAGMLAPGLATMLVVITTDAVLSDAALDRALRGATGASFDRLDSDGCMSTNDQVTLLASGASGVAPEEAAFAAALAEVCDELAGKLQADAEGASHDIDIEVRGARSTAEAVEVGRSVARNNLFKAAIFGNDPNWGRVLAAIGTTSAEFDPYAVDVAFNGVRLCHAGAPDRPVEECDLAPRRTHVEIDLFAGEATATIRTNDLTHDYVHENSAYSS
- the argB gene encoding acetylglutamate kinase; the encoded protein is MTNTTTALDHERAAAKAEVLIESLPWLKKFRDAVMVIKFGGNAMVDEALLRAFAEDIVYLRHTGIRPVVVHGGGPQINAMLARLGIESAFRGGYRVTTPETMDVVRMVLTGKVNPELVDEINAHGPLAAGTTGEDAGLFVGRRRPPLEVDGELVDLGLVGDVVDVRVQPVLALLDAGLIPVVSSIAPDMDRPGDSLNVNADAAAAALAAALGAEKLVILTDVAGLYADWPDRESLVSSITATELEELLPSLESGMIPKMRACLDAVRGGVSKAAIIDGREPHSVLLEIFTERGIGTEVTP